The proteins below come from a single Parazoarcus communis genomic window:
- a CDS encoding MFS transporter, producing MFVGGFATFAMLYATQPLLPLLTSEFGISPASASLSVSAGTAALALMLIPASVLADRSGREKVMKISLALAALIALACAAVNDFSQLLILRALLGASLAGLPAAAMAYIGEEVSPRAQGKAMGLYIAGNALGGMSGRVLSALLTDLGSWRIALLTLGLLGIVSAAVFWYRLPPSRHFQARAASISRIIDDARHISRDAGLPWLFLTALLAMGVFIGVYNYLGFRLLEAPFNLGQTAIGAIFLLYVVGSWASAFAGQLTDRFGRRKVQWVVVMIMISGLLLTLSDALALLIAGVAIFTFGFFATHSISSGWVARRGQERRGLATAIYLTFYYLGASLIGSLSGFAWSLGRWNGIAAVLGLCLLLLLAIVLRLKKLPADPA from the coding sequence ATGTTCGTCGGCGGCTTTGCGACCTTCGCCATGCTCTATGCCACCCAGCCGCTGCTCCCCCTGCTGACCAGCGAGTTCGGCATCAGCCCGGCAAGCGCCAGTCTCAGCGTTTCTGCTGGCACCGCAGCACTCGCGCTGATGCTGATTCCGGCAAGCGTCCTCGCCGACCGGAGCGGGCGCGAAAAGGTGATGAAGATTTCGCTGGCCCTGGCTGCGCTGATTGCGCTCGCGTGCGCAGCGGTCAATGACTTCAGCCAGCTGCTGATCCTGAGGGCACTGCTCGGCGCCAGCCTTGCAGGATTGCCTGCCGCAGCCATGGCCTACATCGGCGAAGAGGTGTCACCGCGCGCGCAGGGCAAGGCAATGGGTCTGTACATCGCAGGCAATGCGCTAGGCGGCATGAGCGGAAGGGTACTGTCTGCATTGCTGACCGACCTTGGCAGCTGGCGCATCGCGCTGCTCACGCTCGGGCTCCTCGGCATCGTATCCGCCGCCGTGTTCTGGTACCGGCTGCCACCCTCGCGCCATTTCCAGGCGCGCGCAGCCTCGATCTCGCGCATCATCGACGACGCCCGTCACATCAGCCGCGACGCGGGCCTGCCATGGCTGTTTCTCACCGCCCTGCTCGCGATGGGCGTGTTCATTGGCGTGTATAACTATCTCGGCTTCAGGCTGCTCGAAGCACCCTTTAATCTCGGCCAGACCGCAATCGGCGCAATTTTTCTGCTCTACGTTGTCGGATCATGGGCATCGGCCTTTGCCGGACAGCTCACGGATCGCTTCGGACGCCGCAAGGTACAGTGGGTCGTGGTGATGATCATGATCAGCGGACTCCTGCTCACGCTCAGCGACGCACTCGCCCTGCTCATCGCCGGCGTCGCCATTTTCACCTTCGGCTTCTTCGCCACCCATTCGATTTCGAGCGGCTGGGTCGCCCGCCGGGGCCAGGAGCGCCGCGGACTCGCCACCGCCATCTACCTCACTTTCTACTACCTCGGCGCAAGCCTCATCGGCAGCCTGTCCGGCTTCGCCTGGAGTCTCGGGCGCTGGAACGGGATCGCAGCAGTTCTCGGGCTCTGCCTGCTGCTCCTGCTCGCCATCGTTCTGCGCTTGAAGAAACTGCCGGCAGATCCCGCCTGA
- a CDS encoding LysR substrate-binding domain-containing protein has product MELRHLRYFVAVAEELSFTRAAERLHIGQPPLSMQIRDLEAELGVLLFERTRRKVMLTQAGARFLVRARSILSAAVEASEEMRRVASGEAGELRIGFTSSLPYTNTLPDVLYAYRRRYPGVHLQLREMFSAEQFDAIARGSLDIGLVRTGAPSGQGGIAVREIGRDPLRIVINAAHPLAGAAAVHFADLRDEDFITFPTDAGTGLPMILRGLCRAAGFEPRVVQLAREATTQIGLVAAGLGLALLPAPLECVRIPRVRYLPIAGDGAFFPVAVAHQDGEPSPLLRGFLNVLDEVTGAAGGALQEYPSSTPQFLPSGDLP; this is encoded by the coding sequence ATGGAGCTGCGCCATCTACGTTACTTCGTTGCGGTTGCCGAGGAGCTGAGCTTCACCCGGGCGGCTGAGCGTCTGCATATCGGCCAGCCGCCCTTGTCGATGCAGATTCGCGACCTGGAGGCCGAGCTCGGGGTTCTTCTGTTCGAGCGGACCCGGCGCAAAGTCATGCTGACCCAGGCCGGTGCACGTTTCCTCGTGCGTGCCAGGAGCATTCTTTCCGCCGCGGTCGAGGCGTCGGAGGAGATGCGCAGGGTGGCAAGCGGTGAGGCAGGGGAGTTGAGAATCGGGTTTACGTCGTCCTTGCCCTATACAAATACCCTGCCTGACGTGCTCTATGCCTATCGGCGCCGCTACCCCGGCGTTCATCTGCAGTTGCGAGAGATGTTCTCTGCCGAGCAGTTCGACGCAATTGCCCGCGGCAGCCTCGATATCGGATTGGTCCGTACCGGTGCACCGAGCGGGCAGGGCGGTATCGCCGTGCGGGAGATCGGGCGCGACCCTCTGCGTATTGTCATCAACGCGGCGCATCCACTGGCGGGGGCGGCTGCAGTGCACTTTGCCGACCTCCGGGATGAGGATTTCATTACCTTTCCGACGGACGCGGGCACCGGTTTGCCCATGATTTTGCGAGGCTTGTGCAGGGCGGCAGGCTTCGAGCCACGGGTGGTCCAGCTTGCACGCGAGGCTACGACGCAGATCGGCCTCGTTGCGGCGGGTCTTGGTCTTGCGCTGCTGCCTGCGCCGCTGGAGTGTGTGCGCATTCCACGCGTACGCTACCTCCCGATTGCGGGTGACGGCGCCTTTTTTCCGGTGGCAGTTGCGCACCAGGACGGTGAGCCGAGCCCATTGCTGCGCGGGTTTCTGAATGTGCTGGATGAGGTGACAGGCGCAGCCGGCGGCGCGTTGCAGGAGTATCCTTCGTCAACGCCCCAATTTTTACCGTCCGGAGACTTGCCATGA
- a CDS encoding HpcH/HpaI aldolase/citrate lyase family protein, translating to MTASCTTHPRDILFAGEKPFPNLPAVDHYAGSEKMIGKAMALQHQLGPIFDITGDCEDGARAGAEAEHAEMVANLVTSKDNRFGRVGARIHDITHAHWQRDLEILVGRSGKQLAFITLPKVRSAADTAAQIAELRRIEQRAGLTQALPVHVLIETHGALREAWEIAALDGVESIDFGLMDFVSGHHGAIPGSAMKSPGQFEHPLVVRAKTEISAAALANGVVPSHNVTTELKDLAVIRADATRARKEFGYLRMWSIHPNQIQPIVEAMRPDFSEVEEAGEILTGAQNASWGPIQHNGRLHDRASYRYYWELLQRARSTGMPLSEEIAERFFKP from the coding sequence ATGACAGCAAGTTGCACCACTCACCCGCGCGACATCCTCTTCGCCGGCGAAAAACCGTTCCCCAACCTGCCTGCTGTTGACCACTACGCCGGATCCGAAAAGATGATCGGCAAGGCAATGGCACTGCAGCATCAGCTCGGCCCGATCTTCGACATTACCGGCGACTGCGAAGACGGTGCTCGCGCCGGCGCTGAAGCCGAGCACGCGGAAATGGTCGCCAACCTGGTGACGAGCAAGGACAATCGCTTCGGACGCGTCGGCGCGCGCATCCACGACATCACCCACGCACACTGGCAGCGCGACCTCGAGATCCTGGTCGGGCGGTCAGGAAAGCAACTTGCGTTCATCACCCTGCCCAAAGTGCGCTCCGCCGCGGATACCGCAGCCCAGATCGCCGAACTGCGGCGCATCGAACAGCGCGCCGGCCTGACACAGGCATTGCCGGTACACGTCCTGATCGAAACCCACGGCGCCTTGCGCGAAGCATGGGAGATTGCAGCGCTCGACGGCGTCGAATCGATTGATTTCGGGCTGATGGATTTCGTTTCCGGTCACCACGGCGCCATTCCAGGGTCGGCAATGAAGAGCCCCGGCCAGTTTGAACACCCTCTGGTCGTGCGTGCAAAGACGGAAATCTCGGCTGCAGCACTGGCAAACGGCGTGGTGCCGTCACACAACGTTACAACAGAGCTCAAGGACCTTGCGGTCATTCGCGCGGACGCGACGCGCGCGCGCAAGGAATTTGGCTATCTGCGCATGTGGAGCATCCACCCCAACCAGATTCAGCCGATTGTCGAAGCCATGCGACCGGACTTTTCCGAGGTGGAAGAAGCTGGTGAAATCCTGACCGGCGCCCAAAATGCATCGTGGGGGCCCATTCAGCACAACGGCCGCCTGCACGACCGCGCATCCTACCGCTACTACTGGGAGTTGCTGCAACGCGCGCGCAGTACCGGCATGCCGCTTTCGGAAGAAATCGCTGAACGCTTTTTCAAGCCCTGA